The Clostridia bacterium sequence CGCTACCGTTGCGGAGCTCGAGCGGGTTTTCAAGATCACCGATGGAGTGATCCGCTACCTGATAATCCGGAAGGACGATTAACCGTTTGCCGGGCCGTCAATAACGAGGCAGGGTGGTGTTCCTATGAACAAAGCCGTGTTGGTAGGCCGGCTTACTCGGGACCCCGAAGTGCGGGCCACTCAGAGCGGCGTGGCTGTCGCCCGGTTCAGTGTGGCGGTAGACAGGCCATTCGCAAACCAGGCAGGTGAGCGAGAGACCGATTTCATCGATGTTGTTGTCTGGCGAAAGCAGGCCGAAACCGTGGGGCAGTACCTAAAGAAAGGGCGCCTCGTCGGCGTTGAAGGCGCGATCCAGACTAGAACATATGAGAAAGATGGCCAGAAGCGCAGGGCCTGGGAAGTAGTTGCGGATCGCGTGGAGTTCCTCGACCGTGGGAGCGATGCCCCTGCGCGCGCGCCAGCCAACCAGGCTGGGCAGGAGGAACGATCCGGAGTGGAAGACCGCAACCCGGAGACATTCGGGGATGAGGTTGGGCCTGAACAAGTTCCGTTCTAGGTGCATCACATCGGCGCCTCATCGATGAGGAGGACTTCACTACATGAAGCGCGAGAAAGGACGCAAGTCGAGAAGGCGAGTATGCTCGTTCTGCGTCGATAAGGTCGTGTCTATCGACTACAAAGAGACCGCTAAGCTTCGGCGGTACATCTCGGAGAGGGGCAAGATTGTTCCCCGTCGGATCTCCGGGAACTGCGCGAAGCACCAGCGCCAGCTGACAATAGCCATCAAGCGTTCGAGGCACATTGCGCTGATGCCATTCACAACGGAGTAGCGTCGGGCTAACTAGAACCCTGGCTGTAAGGATGCGAAAACTCTTTGGCGGTGTTCAGCCCCAAAGAGTTTTCTTGCTCATACAGGCGATTAGCCCCTGAGAGGGCATCGGCAGGCATTATGAAGGTTTCGGCGAAGTGGATCGAGAACGAACGTATCTGTGGCTGTGGTGCAGATACGGGTGCGGGAGGAATTCCAATGCCGCATGATGGGGAGTCCGACATCGCTCGTAACTTCAAGACCATCGACTGGCTGAAGGCCGAGATACTCGGCAGCATATCATCCCTCTACCGATCGCTGTCGCGCGCCGGCGAGGAACCGCGCGCCGTGGATCTGGCCAATGCAGTCATCGGATGCTACCTATTGGGCAAGAGGATAGGGATAAGCTACGCGGCACTTGATGAACAGATTGAGAAGAACATTCGTGAGAATATACAGAACGAGCACGAGATCGAGAAGTGGTACACTGACTTTAGTGCTCTTGCGAACCATAGGAGGGGGCGCACGCCTTGAAATCGCCTCGTACCCAAAGCCAGAGCGCGAGGGCTGTCACCGAAGGGGCGCTTCTGGCTGCACTCACCATTGTCCTTTATGTCGCGGATTTCTACACGAAACTGTTGGTGTATGTGATTCCAGTCCCCATAGCGATTCTCGTCGTGAGGCGGGACCTGCGCACAGGCGCCATGGCCGCGGTTGTGGCGGCGCTTGGAGTGGGGCTGATACTCGGTCCTATCGACGGCCTGATAGTTCTCGCAAGCGTGGGCTTCGTAGGCCTATCACTCGGATTCTGCCTATCGAAGCGGATCTCGTGGATCACCACCATAGCGTTTACCTCAATCGCCGCCCTAGGCATGATAGTGATGGACTTCCTGCTTGGTGCGGTAGCGGCGCGTCTCTCGCCGGCGGCTTCCCTCGCGCAGATGCAGAAGCTGATGTTGGAAGCGGGTGCGCAGGCACAGGCGATATACAAGAAGATGGGAGTCGCAGAGGAAACACTGAAGGCTGGCACACAGCTGTTTGACATGCTCCCGAAACTGTTCGAGACGTTTCTACCGGTGGTTGCCATCATGATCGCCGTAACTGCAGCTGGAATAGCTTATGCAGTGACCCGGTTCGTGCTGAAGAGGACCAATCACTATGTGGATCCGATACCGCCATTCCAAGAGTGGCGAATCGAATGGCAGTGGGCGTGGGGATTGATCGCCGGGATCCTCCTGGGCAACGCAGGAGCGATCTGGAAGATGCCGATCGTCGCGACTGTTGGCCAGAACATCATGGTTGCATTTTGGATGCTTTACGGGGTGCAGGGGGTAGCTGTGCTCTGGTGGAGTCTGGCCAAGTACAATGTGGCTAAGGGGCTGAGGGTGCTGATCGCTCTGATGATATACACATCGCCAGCTCTGAACCCATTGCTGCCGTTGGCAGGAGTCCTGGACGGCTGGTTTGATTTTCGGAAGATGGCCGCGAAACGCGGATAGATACCTATAACAGGGAGGGAGGTAGTGGGTGGGCCGAGTTCATGGTGCTCACCTGCGCTAGCTCATGATGGTAGTCCTCCAGAAAGATGTCCCTGGTTTGGGCAAGAAGGATACTGCAGTGGAGGTGTCCGACGGGTATGCGCGCAATTTCCTGCTTCCGAGGGGCTTGGCCCTTGCTGCTTCCTCAAATGAACTGCAGCGGGTCGAGGCGATACGGGAGGCTGGGAAGCGCAAGGAACTGCGCGAGGAGACCAAGGCTAGGGAGGATGCACGGAAGCTGAAGTCACAGGGTGTCACGGTGAGTGTAAAGGCGGGCGACGCCGGCAGGCTCTATGGCTCAATCACATCCAAGGATCTGGCCAGCGCAATCAAGAAGGTCATCGGGGTGGATGTGGACCGAAGAAAGATAGAGCTGAAGGAGCCGATCAGGGAGGTTGGGACCCATTCTGTGACCGTGCGTCTGTTCCCAGGAGTGAGTGCTGATGTTATCATAAATGTCGTGCCCCAAGAAGACGCCCGGCCATAGGCGCGGCGGACCGGTGGGCGCCTAGGGAGGGCTTTGTCTATGAAGTCGCTCGTTGAGAAGTTCATCAGGATGGGAAGCAAGAATCTGGCGGAGAAGCTCCAGGACGACGAGCTACTTACGAGACAGGTGGCAGCTGTATTCGGCATACTGTCCGATCTATATGGGCCGGATAAGCTAGTGCTGAAGGCGGGCAAGCTCGATGCCTTGAACCTGATGCGGTCTGAGAAGATCGAAGACAAGATCCTGGCCTTGGAGCGTATCGTGTTTGAGGATCCTACAATAGAGAAGGCGCCGACCCCCGCGGAATGTGAGACGGTCATTTCCGACATCGAGGAGGAGATTGCCGACATCATTGCTAGGCGGCGGGTGGAGGAGAAGATAGAACGTAGGATCACCGATAGGATGCAGCAGAGGCATGAAGACTACGTAAATGAGATAAAGATGCAGATACTGAAGGAGGACTCAGGCCCGGACACCCCTGAGACCCTCAGGAAGCTCGAAGAGCTCAAGCTGCTCGAATCGAAGCAACTGGCCCGTTCCGCAATGGA is a genomic window containing:
- the rplI gene encoding 50S ribosomal protein L9 → MVVLQKDVPGLGKKDTAVEVSDGYARNFLLPRGLALAASSNELQRVEAIREAGKRKELREETKAREDARKLKSQGVTVSVKAGDAGRLYGSITSKDLASAIKKVIGVDVDRRKIELKEPIREVGTHSVTVRLFPGVSADVIINVVPQEDARP
- the rpsR gene encoding 30S ribosomal protein S18, producing MKREKGRKSRRRVCSFCVDKVVSIDYKETAKLRRYISERGKIVPRRISGNCAKHQRQLTIAIKRSRHIALMPFTTE
- a CDS encoding DUF2232 domain-containing protein encodes the protein MKSPRTQSQSARAVTEGALLAALTIVLYVADFYTKLLVYVIPVPIAILVVRRDLRTGAMAAVVAALGVGLILGPIDGLIVLASVGFVGLSLGFCLSKRISWITTIAFTSIAALGMIVMDFLLGAVAARLSPAASLAQMQKLMLEAGAQAQAIYKKMGVAEETLKAGTQLFDMLPKLFETFLPVVAIMIAVTAAGIAYAVTRFVLKRTNHYVDPIPPFQEWRIEWQWAWGLIAGILLGNAGAIWKMPIVATVGQNIMVAFWMLYGVQGVAVLWWSLAKYNVAKGLRVLIALMIYTSPALNPLLPLAGVLDGWFDFRKMAAKRG
- a CDS encoding single-stranded DNA-binding protein gives rise to the protein MNKAVLVGRLTRDPEVRATQSGVAVARFSVAVDRPFANQAGERETDFIDVVVWRKQAETVGQYLKKGRLVGVEGAIQTRTYEKDGQKRRAWEVVADRVEFLDRGSDAPARAPANQAGQEERSGVEDRNPETFGDEVGPEQVPF
- a CDS encoding MazG-like family protein, which codes for MFSPKEFSCSYRRLAPERASAGIMKVSAKWIENERICGCGADTGAGGIPMPHDGESDIARNFKTIDWLKAEILGSISSLYRSLSRAGEEPRAVDLANAVIGCYLLGKRIGISYAALDEQIEKNIRENIQNEHEIEKWYTDFSALANHRRGRTP